In Rhizobium gallicum bv. gallicum R602sp, the following proteins share a genomic window:
- the groES gene encoding co-chaperone GroES has product MTFRPLHDRILVRRVESEERTKGGIIIPDTAKEKPQEGEVIAVGPGARNDAGQIQPLDVKAGDRILFGKWSGTEIKINGEDLLIMKESDVMGIIEVPVAGKKAA; this is encoded by the coding sequence ATGACGTTCCGACCGCTTCATGATCGCATTCTCGTCCGCCGTGTTGAGTCTGAAGAAAGGACCAAAGGCGGCATCATCATTCCCGACACCGCCAAGGAAAAACCGCAGGAAGGCGAAGTCATCGCCGTCGGCCCCGGCGCGCGCAACGACGCCGGCCAGATCCAGCCCCTCGACGTCAAGGCGGGCGACCGGATCCTGTTCGGTAAATGGTCCGGCACCGAGATCAAGATTAACGGCGAAGACCTGCTGATCATGAAGGAAAGCGACGTAATGGGCATCATCGAGGTTCCGGTGGCCGGCAAGAAGGCCGCTTGA